A genomic stretch from Xanthocytophaga agilis includes:
- a CDS encoding CapA family protein: protein MYKKLITFALGVSYTATIQAQDTLKIKQDTVQISSDTLSHKADTLTIIGVGDIMMGTDYPDSSFLPPNDGATIFPDSIKTILRNADVTFGNLEGTLLDKNKGGKVKTCSNPAICYAFRTPTRYGKYLVDAGFDMMSLANNHSGDFGPVGRQSSMQTLESNGILYAGLQVAPTTVFVRDSTRYGLIAFAPNEGTLDIRKIKEAQEMVRKLADSVDIVIVSFHGGAEGRGAQHVTKKTELFVGENRGNPYDFAHKMIDAGADIILGHGPHVTRSVDLYKDRFIIYSLGNFCTYGRFSLTGEGGVAPIVKVSINRKGEFIKAEVTPIKQTGEGGCQLDQDNKAIKTLQRLLASDFPEVPLSISAAGIIERKTTPETVQE, encoded by the coding sequence ATGTATAAAAAACTGATTACCTTTGCTTTAGGGGTAAGCTACACAGCTACCATCCAAGCCCAGGATACATTAAAGATCAAACAGGATACTGTACAGATCTCATCAGATACACTTTCGCATAAGGCAGACACACTTACAATCATTGGTGTAGGAGATATTATGATGGGTACAGATTATCCGGATTCTTCATTTTTACCTCCCAATGATGGAGCTACTATCTTTCCGGATTCAATCAAAACGATATTGCGTAATGCCGATGTAACCTTTGGTAATCTGGAAGGAACCTTACTGGATAAAAACAAAGGTGGCAAAGTAAAGACTTGTTCCAATCCTGCTATCTGCTATGCATTCCGGACGCCTACGCGTTATGGAAAATATCTTGTAGATGCAGGTTTTGATATGATGAGTCTAGCCAATAACCATAGTGGAGATTTCGGGCCAGTAGGAAGACAAAGTTCTATGCAGACGCTTGAGTCCAATGGAATTCTTTATGCAGGTTTACAGGTAGCTCCCACTACTGTATTTGTAAGGGATAGTACCCGATATGGTCTAATCGCCTTTGCACCCAATGAAGGGACTCTGGATATACGCAAGATTAAAGAGGCACAGGAAATGGTTCGTAAACTGGCAGATTCCGTTGATATTGTAATTGTTTCCTTTCATGGAGGTGCTGAAGGTCGCGGAGCACAGCATGTAACCAAGAAAACAGAGCTTTTTGTAGGAGAAAACAGAGGCAATCCATATGATTTTGCACACAAAATGATTGATGCAGGTGCGGATATTATTCTAGGTCATGGACCACATGTTACACGTTCAGTAGACTTATATAAGGATCGGTTTATTATCTATAGCTTGGGTAACTTCTGTACCTATGGCCGCTTCAGTTTGACTGGTGAAGGAGGAGTGGCTCCTATTGTAAAAGTTTCTATTAACCGGAAAGGAGAATTTATAAAAGCCGAGGTTACTCCAATCAAGCAAACAGGAGAAGGAGGTTGCCAGTTGGATCAGGATAACAAAGCCATTAAAACACTGCAGCGTCTTCTGGCAAGCGACTTCCCGGAAGTACCTCTTTCTATAAGTGCAGCAGGAATTATTGAACGAAAAACAACTCCAGAAACTGTACAAGAGTAA